A genomic stretch from bacterium includes:
- a CDS encoding ABC transporter permease: MRLRFLAMIERNFMLIKRYIAWETVFVFYSIVNSLCIGFIGVKMGKEYVMYLVIGALIWGFLSLLFHELAEQVQWERWEGTIEYSFMAPMHRLTYLLGNCFYAVVYGVLRSVLLLGAIVLFLGLSLKNANILGALVVLLVSGLSFIGMGLIAAILPLLSTERGAQASHIFQALILLVSGVYYEVDVLPRWLQPLSVISPATYTLKAIRAALLEGASFRELGPAIGLLAGIGAVLIPLGFLIFNTAERWAKRKGKLARNG; the protein is encoded by the coding sequence ATGAGGCTGCGGTTCCTTGCGATGATTGAGCGCAACTTCATGCTCATCAAGCGCTACATAGCGTGGGAGACGGTATTCGTGTTCTACTCCATCGTCAACTCGCTATGCATCGGCTTCATCGGCGTAAAGATGGGCAAGGAGTACGTGATGTATCTCGTGATAGGCGCCCTCATATGGGGTTTCCTGTCCCTTCTGTTCCACGAGCTTGCCGAACAGGTTCAGTGGGAGCGCTGGGAAGGTACAATCGAGTACAGCTTCATGGCGCCCATGCACCGGCTCACATACCTCCTCGGAAACTGCTTCTATGCCGTAGTCTATGGTGTCCTGCGCTCCGTGCTTCTTCTCGGAGCAATCGTACTCTTTCTCGGACTATCGCTCAAGAACGCCAACATACTCGGAGCTCTCGTCGTGCTCCTCGTATCCGGCCTCTCGTTCATCGGCATGGGACTCATCGCCGCAATCCTTCCTCTGCTATCGACCGAACGCGGCGCGCAGGCCTCGCACATATTCCAGGCTTTGATACTTCTCGTATCCGGAGTATACTACGAGGTTGATGTGCTGCCGCGCTGGCTTCAGCCGCTCTCGGTCATATCGCCCGCAACATACACGCTGAAGGCGATTAGAGCGGCGCTTCTTGAAGGAGCCTCCTTCAGGGAACTCGGCCCCGCAATCGGTCTTCTGGCCGGTATAGGAGCCGTACTGATCCCTCTCGGCTTTTTAATCTTCAACACCGCCGAGAGATGGGCCAAGCGAAAAGGCAAGCTCGCAAGAAACGGATAG
- a CDS encoding ABC transporter ATP-binding protein, giving the protein MSCQRISKTYVDGIIKRKKPVTALIDINFDIRPGECFGLIGPNGSGKSTLIRILSTLLYPDKGEALVCGLDVVAKPYPVRELISRVSVDAAFFKKLSAWENLRYSARLYGVPVKLAKERALEALSEMGFPEKRFTDPMEDLSRGMQQKVAVARALINRPRVLLLDEPTTGLDPRSKREVESYVQKLRKETDLTIFLTTHDMAEAEALCDRVAIIDKGRIVALDTPAGLKEIVSVRRGSNHATLEDVFLELTHKEWVEDSDDDIEEEKK; this is encoded by the coding sequence ATAAGCTGTCAGAGGATCTCAAAGACCTACGTGGACGGCATAATAAAAAGGAAGAAACCGGTAACGGCCCTTATCGATATCAACTTCGACATACGTCCCGGCGAGTGTTTCGGACTCATAGGTCCGAACGGGTCAGGCAAGTCGACCCTCATTCGCATACTCTCGACCCTTCTCTATCCTGACAAGGGAGAGGCGCTCGTATGCGGCTTAGACGTGGTCGCAAAGCCCTACCCCGTGCGCGAGCTCATTAGCCGGGTGTCTGTGGACGCCGCGTTCTTCAAGAAGCTCTCGGCATGGGAGAACCTTAGGTACTCGGCAAGGCTCTACGGGGTGCCCGTCAAGCTGGCGAAGGAACGGGCGCTTGAAGCCTTGAGCGAGATGGGGTTCCCTGAGAAGCGTTTCACGGATCCGATGGAGGATTTATCCCGCGGGATGCAGCAGAAGGTAGCTGTTGCTCGAGCGCTAATAAACCGTCCGCGGGTGCTTCTTCTGGACGAGCCGACGACAGGCCTTGATCCTCGTTCGAAGCGCGAGGTTGAGTCGTACGTACAGAAGCTAAGAAAAGAGACGGACTTGACGATCTTCCTGACCACGCACGACATGGCCGAGGCTGAAGCCCTGTGCGATAGAGTCGCTATCATAGACAAGGGACGAATCGTGGCGCTCGACACTCCGGCAGGTCTTAAGGAGATAGTCTCTGTTCGCAGAGGCTCCAACCACGCGACCCTTGAGGACGTCTTCCTTGAACTCACCCACAAGGAGTGGGTCGAAGACAGCGACGATGACATCGAAGAGGAGAAAAAATAA